In Ostrea edulis chromosome 10, xbOstEdul1.1, whole genome shotgun sequence, one genomic interval encodes:
- the LOC125665376 gene encoding uncharacterized protein K02A2.6-like, protein MATAIMTDLGGIPTFDCHGDQTTVGVRWTKWRRAFELFIAGKGVKDAAQKKALLLHCGGMEMQDIFFTFTLEDPGENQTVYDVAMKKLDDHFKPQVNDAYERHLFRAMKQSQNETIDQFVTRLRQKAEFCGYGTKTDESIRDQVIEKCSSSVLRRKLLERGKDLTLEKLQTIARALEASETQAFTMENIKSEVNHVQVKGSRSCKASVTKKPSSDKRCYRCDREGHNQSSDRCPAKGKECHKCGRTGHFAKCCKSGTVNKPTKGRSRDHNQRNSHVRFVDTAGNQEDDHDDEYAFSVTEFSKQPSITVQLGGVSAEMIIDSGASCNVIDKSTWEILKNKRIQCQSQRSSKRLFSYGSQTPMNVIGTFLATISVGSKSEEAEFIVVEEKGQALLGRETALKLGVLKLGPDVQGLGKLKDFQLEIPIDKEVTPVAQPLRRAPFNLRSLIEKKLDELENLDVIEKASGPTPWISPVVVVPKKNDIRLCIDMRQANSAIIRERHPIPTVDEVLHVLNQSTIFSKLDIKWAFHQVELCKESRPITTFVTHKGLYRYKRLMFGISCAPEMYQRVIQQALEGCEGVRNIFDDIVVHGTSVEEHDARLRKLLDRIREKGLTLNKEKCKFRMSEIVFMGHLLSARGIGPAKSKVTAVNDARQPETASEIRGFLGLVNYSSRFIPDLATLSEPLRRLTRKGVHFNWGQEQEHAFEELKRRLTNAQTLGYYDPKAETIVITDASPVGLGAVLVQKQNGDERVICYASRTLSDVEKRYSQTEKEALGIVWACERFHMYLYGTEFELRTDHKPLEFIYSKKSKPCARIERWVLRLQTYTFKVKHIPGKQNIADCLSRMPSKEVDPFFVEDSETHVKFVAETSTPNAMSTRQIERESDKDPELVDVRECIQTGKWHNIQEKLYLTVREELCCIGKLILRGTRIVIPTELRTHVLELAHEGHPGIVVMKRRLRAKVWWPGIDREVEKFVKTCHSCQLVSQPQVPEPIKTTELPNGPWQHIAVDLMTPSLPSGDHLFVAVDYYSRYIEVEHMKSTTTDKIIRSLKRMFLTHGLPLSISSDNGPQFISHEFKEFMTENDIYHRKTTPLWPQANGEIERQNRSLLKRIKIAQIEKKDWKEELSSYLMMYRTTPHSITGVSPSELLFRRKIRTRLPGIEDYSTMTDDQDVRDRDSEKKEKGKMYIDNKRGAKESDIAVGDSVLLKQKPGNKLTPTFEAEPYHVTEKTGNSVTVESPSGVCYKRNTTHLKKFHERANTFTKSTVDDKIDGKRIETNIPNCETATRICDTSAYTTRPTEVRDTSVQITRPIRERKLPDRLKEYEVSFQ, encoded by the exons ATGGCAACGGCCATAATGACGGATTTAGGTGGAATACCTACATTTGATTGCCACGGGGATCAAACTACAGTCGGTGTGCGATGGACAAAATGGCGGCGCGCATTCGAACTTTTCATAGCAGGAAAAGGCGTGAAGGATGCTGCACAGAAGAAAGCATTACTGTTACATTGTGGTGGGATGGAGATGCAGGACATTTTCTTTACGTTTACACTGGAAGATCCAGGGGAAAATCAGACTGTGTACGATGTCGCGATGAAGAAATTAGACGACCATTTCAAACCACAGGTAAATGATGCATATGAGAGACATTTATTTCGCGCTATGAAACAGTCCCAAAATGAAACAATAGATCAATTTGTTACAAGACTGAGACAAAAAGCTGAATTTTGTGGATATGGCACGAAAACGGATGAGAGTATCAGAGACCAGGTCATTGAAAAATGTAGCTCCTCTGTTCTGAGACGTAAACTTTTAGAAAGGGGTAAGGATCTCACACTCGAAAAATTACAAACAATCGCTAGAGCTCTTGAAGCAAGTGAAACACAGGCGTTTACCATGGAAAACATAAAATCTGAAGTGAATCACGTGCAAGTTAAGGGGTCACGTTCATGTAAAGCGTCAGTAACAAAGAAACCAAGTTCAGATAAACGATGCTATAGATGCGATCGAGAAGGACATAACCAATCAAGTGACAGATGTCCAGCAAAAGGGAAAGAGTGTCACAAGTGTGGACGTACAGGTCATTTTGCCAAATGTTGTAAGTCTGGAACTGTGAATAAACCAACTAAGGGGCGCAGTAGGGACCACAATCAAAGGAATTCACACGTTAGATTTGTAGACACTGCTGGGAACCAGGAAGATGACCATGATGATGAATACGCATTTTCGGTGACAGAATTTTCAAAGCAGCCAAGTATCACTGTACAGCTGGGAGGAGTGAGTGCAGAAATGATTATAGACTCAGGCGCAAGCTGTAACGTTATAGACAAGTCTACATGGGAAATCCTGAAAAACAAAAGAATCCAGTGTCAATCACAGCGATCAAGTAAGAGATTATTTTCCTATGGGAGTCAAACACCGATGAATGTCATTGGAACTTTTCTTGCAACTATCTCTGTGGGGTCTAAGTCCGAAGAAGCGGAGTTCATTGTCGTTGAAGAGAAAGGGCAAGCACTCTTGGGACGCGAAACAGCTCTGAAATTAGGCGTTCTGAAACTAGGACCAGATGTTCAA GGATTAGGAAAATTGAAAGATTTCCAATTAGAAATACCGATTGACAAAGAAGTCACACCAGTAGCACAACCTTTGAGGAGAGCACCTTTCAATCTGAGGAGTCTCATAGAGAAGAAACTGGATGAATTGGAGAACCTGGATGTGATCGAGAAAGCAAGCGGACCTACTCCATGGATATCACCTGTAGTCGTGGTACCTAAGAAGAATGACATCAGACTTTGCATTGATATGAGGCAAGCCAATTCTGCGATCATTCGTGAGAGACACCCGATTCCTACAGTCGATGAGGTTCTTCATGTTTTGAATCAGAGTACCATTTTCTCGAAACTGGACATAAAATGGGCGTTCCATCAAGTAGAGCTCTGTAAAGAATCGAGACCAATCACAACTTTTGTAACACATAAAGGATTGTATCGATATAAGAGACTCATGTTTGGAATAAGTTGTGCTCCTGAAATGTATCAAAGAGTGATACAACAAGCTCTCGAAGGATGCGAAGGAGTTAGAAATATATTTGACGACATTGTTGTGCACGGAACATCTGTGGAGGAACATGACGCTAGGCTTAGAAAACTTCTGGACAGGATTAGGGAGAAGGGACTCACCTTAAACAAAGAAAAGTGTAAATTTCGGATGTCAGAAATTGTGTTCATGGGACATTTACTGTCTGCCAGGGGTATAGGACCTGCGAAATCGAAGGTGACAGCTGTAAACGATGCTAGACAACCGGAAACAGCATCTGAAATTCGAGGATTTCTGGGGCTAGTCAATTACAGCTCAAGATTCATCCCAGATCTGGCAACGTTATCCGAGCCGTTGCGTAGGTTAACGAGGAAGGGAGTTCACTTCAATTGGGGCCAGGAACAGGAACATGCTTTCGAGGAATTGAAACGCAGACTCACAAATGCACAGACTTTAGGATACTATGATCCAAAGGCAGAAACAATAGTTATCACCGACGCAAGTCCTGTTGGCTTAGGCGCAGTCCTTGTACAGAAACAAAATGGAGATGAGCGTGTGATATGTTACGCAAGTAGGACTCTATCGGATGTTGAAAAAAGATACTCGCAAACGGAAAAGGAGGCATTGGGCATAGTCTGGGCATGCGAGAGATTTCACATGTACTTATATGGAACAGAATTCGAATTACGCACTGACCATAAACCTTTGGAATTCATCTATTCCAAGAAGTCAAAACCTTGTGCTAGAATTGAAAGATGGGTGTTGAGACTACAAACCTATACCTTCAAAGTGAAGCACATACCTGGAAAACAGAACATCGCAGATTGTTTGTCTCGTATGCCATCCAAAGAAGTTgatccattttttgttgaagacTCTGAGAcacatgtaaaatttgttgCGGAGACATCTACACCAAATGCAATGTCTACAAGACAAATCGAGCGGGAATCGGATAAGGATCCAGAACTGGTAGATGTTCGCGAGTGTATTCAGACTGGCAAATGGCATAACATACAGGAAAAATTGTATTTGACTGTGCGTGAAGAATTGTGTTGCATTGGAAAACTAATTCTCCGAGGGACCCGAATTGTTATTCCGACTGAATTGCGAACACACGTTTTGGAATTAGCTCACGAAGGTCACCCAGGCATTGTAGTCATGAAGAGGAGATTACGAGCGAAAGTTTGGTGGCCAGGCATAGATCGTGAAGTGGAGAAGTTTGTCAAAACCTGTCATTCATGTCAACTGGTTAGTCAACCACAAGTACCTGAACCGATCAAAACTACGGAATTACCAAATGGACCATGGCAACATATTGCTGTTGACCTCATGACACCATCGTTACCATCAGGAGATCATCTTTTTGTTGCAGTGGACTATTACAGCAGATACATTGAGGTGGAACACATGAAAAGTACAACTACAGACAAGATCATAAGGAGTCTGAAGAGGATGTTCTTAACGCATGGACTACCGTTAAGCATCTCAAGTGATAATGGTCCTCAGTTCATATCTCATGAATTCAAGGAGTTTATGACTGAAAATGATATCTATCACCGGAAAACCACACCTCTTTGGCCACAAGCTAACGGGGAGATTGAACGGCAGAACCGCTCATTGTTAAAACGTATCAAAATCGCGCAAATCGAGAAGAAGGATTGGAAGGAGGAATTATCGTCCTACCTAATGATGTACAGAACAACACCACACAGTATAACAGGAGTCAGTCCTTCGGAACTTCTATTTCGACGGAAAATTCGTACTCGTCTTCCAGGCATTGAAGATTATTCAACTATGACAGACGACCAGGATGTTCGGGATCGCGACTCCGAGAAAAAGGAGAAAGGGAAAATGTATATAGACAATAAACGTGGAGCTAAGGAGAGTGACATAGCTGTTGGAGATTCTGTGTTGTTGAAACAGAAGCCAGGAAACAAGCTCACACCTACGTTTGAAGCAGAACCGTACCATGTTACAGAGAAAACAGGAAACAGTGTGACCGTTGAATCACCAAGTGGAGTTTGCTACAAGAGGAATACCACTCATCTTAAGAAATTTCATGAGCGAGCGAATACGTTTACGAAATCCACAGTTGACGATAAAATTGATGGAAAACGGATCGAAACAAACATTCCGAACTGTGAAACGGCGACAAGAATTTGTGACACCAGTGCTTATACTACGCGTCCGACCGAAGTTCGTGACACAAGTGTTCAAATTACGCGTCCGATCCGAGAACGCAAACTTCCAGACAGGCTTAAAGAATACGAAGTGTCATTTCAGTGA